ACTTTGTAATACTTCATCAAAATTACTTAATGTATTTTGATTTAATACATCATTTCCAACACTTATTTCACCAGTATTTCCATGAGATAAAATATGTATTGCATCTATGTTCATTTCATTTTTTAATATAGAATTTATATCATCCATTGAACTTACAAGATATACTTCAACACCCTCTCCCACACCATCAACTAATGTTTGATAATCACTAACTGTAATATCTACAAAGGCAACTTCTCTTCTAGGTTTTTCAAATCCTTGAACAGCTTGTGCCTCATGTACAGAATTTTCAGCACTATTATTTGTTACATCATTTGTTGTAACTGAATCATTTGAAGTTGTTGCAAAACTACTATCATCAAGTACATCAACAGCTGTTGCAACAGCTGCTCCATCAAAAAGAACTCTTTGCTCTAAAGCACTAATTATTGGTTTTTTTAAATTTCTTTTTTTCATAGTTCATGTCCTTGATACTAATTATTTTGTTGGTAAAAGTTTGCTGTTGCACTCATACCTGGTATTATATTTTCAAATGGTTTTAATAATTTTGCTCTTAAAGTAATAGATTGACTTGTTGGGTCAACAACTGAATCAATTTGTACAACTTGAGCTTTTACTGTAGTTTTTGTTTCATCAATACTTAAATCAAATTCAATTCCTTTTTTTAGCCAAACAAGCCAAGAAGAAGGAACTACAACCCTTGCTTCAAGATTATCTAATCCAACTATTTCTAAAAGTTCATCTTGTGGTTTTATACTTTGATGTTTTGATACTTTTTTTGAAGCTATTCTTCCATCAAAAGGTGCTTGGATATCACATCTTGATACATTTATAGATGCAA
The genomic region above belongs to Arcobacter ellisii and contains:
- a CDS encoding efflux RND transporter periplasmic adaptor subunit, yielding MKKFLSFVLLASSLYANSDLTSRAVIVSLDRTVLSSEIAGEIVELSKFEGDSFKKGESLIKIDCSVYKAQKRKIEVEKEIARLQLEKNKKLDTYGSIGTFEIQISQENYNKQKAEGDIASINVSRCDIQAPFDGRIASKKVSKHQSIKPQDELLEIVGLDNLEARVVVPSSWLVWLKKGIEFDLSIDETKTTVKAQVVQIDSVVDPTSQSITLRAKLLKPFENIIPGMSATANFYQQNN